The Aerococcaceae bacterium DSM 111021 region TACAGCCACTTGATCTCCCGATAGTTCCAAGTCACCTAAGTTCTGTTGTGAAGTATCTATCTCAGGTAATCCACCAACTATATTCGTAAGTTCTTCTAGGTTCTGAATGAGTATATCTCGCTCTGTATCCAATGAATTAATCCAAGAAATAATATCTGGATTATCTCCATTATCCGCTTCTTCTAAAGTTGCAAGAAAAGTATTGATAACATCAATTTGTTCTTCAATTGCAGCTAAAAGCTGTTCTGGAGGAATCTGTCCATCCGTTGCTAAACCTAATTGGTCTAATAATTCCTGTCTTCCAGCAGCTAATTGAGCATAACCAGCATCAAGCGCCTCTTGGCCTTCAGCAAGTTGTAAGTATCCAGCTTGAGCCTCAGAAGCTGCTTGATTTAACTGTGATTGCGCATCTGTTAACTGTGATTCAGCTGATGCTATTTCTTGATTAAACATAGCTAGGCCGTCTTCATATTGAGCTAAGCCATCAGCATATACCTTCTCGTTATAATTAAGTTGTGCACGTCCATCTGCAAGTTCTAAACGACCTTGATGATACTCTCTAATTCCATCTCTAAACTCTTCTTCTCCACTCTCAAGTTCTGAACCCCCTTGATTAAGTTGCTGTTGGCCTTCTACAATACTTACATGGCCATCTTGAAGTTCTTCTTTAGCATCTTCTAATGCAATTCGAGCATCTTCCAAAGTTTGATAACCATCCGTAATCTCTTGTTGACCTTCTTGTATCGAATTGGCAACTTCATCACGCAATTCTTTGACCCGAATCTCTGGTCTATCTTCCAGCACTTCTTCTATAGTAGCGACAGTACTGTCAATAATTTGATTATACTCTGGTGAATAAGCCTCGTAAGCTCTTGCCTCATCTACCCAATAGTAAGCTTCAGAGTATATATCTCCACTTACTGCTTGATCACTGATGATTGCAAAAACATTTGCTGTTCCACTTCGCGTTATTCTTTCTATATAAATAGGCGTTCGAGCAAAACCAACGACCTCAAATTCTTCTGACTCCAAGGTGAATCCCGAGTTATCCAAATTATCCAAAGTGACTCGATCACCTATTTGAATTGGCGAATCCATTTGTTCATTAAGTGTTTCTAAATATTTTGTATCTAGAACGATCTCATCTTTGTCTTCAACCATACGCCCTTCGTAGATTTTAAAGAAGCTTGTACTTTGATTTCCATTATAAGTGAATACTTTCGCATTCTCTTCCCCAGGACTTATGACGGCATTGATAGACTGCATAGGTAACCAAGTTAAGTTCTCTTGGTTATTTATCAAGTCTACATCTGCTTCATTTAAGCCCACCGTTGAAAGGATGTGTCCATCTGGCATATTATTATCTTGATACACTTCTCGCGCAGTCTTGACCATAGAAGGCCCAGCAGCTCTAATACCAACAAAGAACGAAACACCTAAAGCGATAATCGCAAATATAGATATAAAACGTGGTATGGAATCTTTAATTTCACGTAAATTATCTTTCCATAATGCAGAATTCATAACATCCCCCCTTAACAATAATGATTACCATGTAATCTCATCGACTTCTAAAGGTTCTTCATTAAGTGTGATATCATCAACTTTTCCATTACGTATCTTTACAACTCGATCAGCCATCTCAGCAATCGTTGTATTATGTGTAATGACTACAATCGTTGTATCTGTATTACGACTTGTATCTTGCAATAATTTTAAAATTTGTTTACCAGTTTCGTAATCTAATGCTCCAGTCGGCTCATCTGCCAATAATAATTTCGGCTTACTTGCAATGGCTCTAGCAATTGACACACGTTGCTGTTCCCCACCTGAAAGCTGCGCTGGGAAGTTGTCAGCTCGGTGGTCTAAACCACACTGTTTTAACACTTCCATAACATCGGCATTACTTTTAGATATTTGAATGGATAATTCAACATTTTCTTTTGCAGTTAAGTTCGGAACAAGATTATAGTTTTGGAATACAAAGCCAATATTATTTCGACGAAACGTAGTCAATTCTTTATCCGTATAATTGCTGATATCTTTCCCAGCAATAATTACTTCACCTGAGGTTGCCTTATCCATTCCGCCTAATATATTTAAGGTTGTCGATTTTCCCGCGCCTGATGGTCCTAAAATTACAGCAAATTCACCTGCTTCGATTGTAAACGTAACGCCGTCATTCGCTCGAGTCACTACTTCCCCACTAATATATTCTTTTATAACTTCATTGAGCTTAATATAACTCATATAATCTCACCTCTTTTACTAATTTTCGCGATAAAACACCAATACTTTGAGGTAGCTACTCTCTTCATCCGAACTTGTTGGAAAGTCTTCTGGTAGTCCGAATTGTTGAATTAAATAATATGTTCCTTCCATTGATTGAGTTACCTCAACCATATCATCACGGAATTGTTCCAGCGCATAACCGCTGTGGTTTGTACTTAAGATCGTCATACCATTAGGATTTGTTAGTTTGAATAATTGTTTTGCTAGTCTAGGATAATCTTCTTCTACTCTAAACATTTTCTTTTTGGTCCTAGCGAAACTTGGTGGATCACTCACAATCAAATCATAAGTAATCTTATTTTTCAGTGCATAGTCTAAGTAATTGAATACATCCATGACACGAACCTCATGAGGCGAATCTTCAACTTCAATATCATTTAATGCGAATTGTTCTTTCGTCAATTCGTTGCTACGATTAGCTACATCAATACTGACTGTTCGATTACTACCACCTACTGCTGCTGCCACTGAAAAAGCACCTGTGTAACTAAATATATTTAGTACAGACATATCTTGAGATTGAGTATTAATAAAAGATCTAACATCTCGTTGATCTAAGAAAATACCAGTCATCCAACTCTCACCTAAGTGAACCGCATAATTAATATTATTCTCTTTAACGATTAATGGATCCGGTGCTACTTCACCACTCACCAATTGAATTGGTTCTAAATCATCAGTTTGGAAGCGAAGTGTCTCATATACTCCCTTAACTTGTGGAAGTAATTGTGCTATTGCCTCAAAGAACCAGTTGCGATATTCATAAATCCCTTTAGAGTACCAGTTAATTTGCACATAGTGATCGTACCAATCAATTGTAACCCCACCAATACCGTCTCCTTCTCCATTAAATACGCGAAATGCAGTCGTTTCTGCGTTATTAAAGAATGCATCACGTTCTTCAATTGCATCTTTCAATGCATAATAGACTAAACTTTCATTCCAATATTCATCTTTAAACGTCGTTACCAACCAACCAACACCTTTATTTTGGCGTCCTACTAACATTTTACCTAAAAATTGATTATCAAAATCATTTAGGATAATAACGTCCCCTTCAATAAAATGTTTTGCTCTATCTTCATTTTGGAAATCTTTAGCCTTAATTAGCTTTCCACCTTGTTTGATTCGCTTTGTTGCAAGTTCTCTTAATTTATATTCTGCCATTTTGGACACCCTTATTCTCTTATTTTTAATTTAATAACTTATTGTCATCGACATACCGATTATTCTCTGCTGTTAATACTGTTTCCATCAAGTAGGCAAATTCCGTCATCGTCATTTTTTTTATTTCGTTAAATTTTGGTACAGTTTCTTTAGTTGGTGCGACTGTTAATTCTAAACGGTAGTTAAATGATTCTAAATCAGCCGTTTCATTGCTAAATATGTTTAACATAAATTGTTCGTACAAACCAGTTAATGTTGCAGAATAACTACCTATTCCTGGATTTATATTGATTGTCGCTTTTGTCAGTTTGTCTGTCACGTGGTTAGTACTGACGTTACTTTCCCATAAATAATCTTCTGGTAATTCATCAGTTTCAGTTCTTTTTAAGCGAATTAAATCATCTGTAATCTGAGACGTCAGTTTAGTTTGGAAAGTAAGTCCGCGAGAATTTTCTGAAACATTGAACCCTTGTGTAGGAATAACGTCGTAATCCATCAATCGTTCATCACTTTCATTGATATCAATATTCAAGTTGTAATCTAAACTAAAGCTTCCAGCATTTTGATAGAAGCTACGAGGTATTTCCAACCTTTCCATATCTATAATTGTACTGTCGTTTAGTTGATAGATATTATCAACAGATATCTCCCCTATCTGAGATAGATTCGGAAAATATAATAAATTGCTAAATAACTCATCATTCAGATTGATTGAACTAAGTTCATCATGATTAATGGGGATATAGTAATCTTTATAATTTTCCAATTGATTTTGAACATTTTGAGAAAAATAACTTTGATCAAAAAAGCCTGTATCCCCTAATAATCCAATCGTATTAATATACGCTAACGAAAACTCACGATACGATAATATATTATACGTAGACACAGATTGTGTATCATCTTGTCCATATGCATAAACATTGAATGCTAAACTCGCATCTCCACTCGCACTGTCACCAATGATTTCTCCTTCGGCGAGCAATTTGTTTGAATCAACATTCATATATCGTAAACTTACTTTGTAATTATCTTCTTGTTCTAATTTGTCTATGACTTGATTAAAATCACGAGTTACTTCATCTCGTATAACTAGCTCCTCTTGTATTTCTTCATCAGATGCTTCAACAAACTGCATAGGAAAATTTATGAGAGTTATGATACTAAGAGGTATTAATATTTTCTTTAATCGACGCATACTTCTTCGCTCCTGACCTTTTATACTCGTTTCATATATTAGCACATTTTTTCGAACTGAGTATGAATTTTGTGTTCTTTTTAAAGAAGGCTTAGACAACGAAAAAAATGCATACATTTTTAGCAATAATCACTAAAAATGTATGCAAATATTACGTATTAAAAAGCTACCTATTTTCTGTCTCTATCGTCACCGTCGAATGCATCTTTCACGCCATCTACTGCACCTTTTACTGAATCTTTTGCATCATTTAATAGTTCTTTCGCTTTACCACTATTTTTTTGTGCTTTTCCTTCAGATTCACGTTTTTTGTCCCCAGTCACTTTACCTGTAACTTCTTTTGCTTTTCCAGCAACTTGATCTCTTTTTTCTTCTGACATAATCAATACCTCCTGATATTTAATTATTTCTTACTTTATATTTTATTGAAATAAAGGGGCATTTGTCAATTCATAACACTTATTTTCACTTCTTAATCTCCGAAATATAGACACTATTCAATTGCACTTGATTGACTGTAACGCTTGCTAAAATGGTTTTCATGAACTAAACTAAAATTAGTTAAAGGGGTGTATTATGAAAGTATTACTGTATAGTGAAAACTTAAAACAAATTGGTAAATCTGGCTTAGGTAAAGCCATTCAACATCAGAAAGAAGCTCTTGCTTTAAATAATATTGAATATACTACCGATATAAATGATACGTTTGATGTACTGCACATTAATACGTATTTTCCTAAATCATATTATGTCGCCTTTAAGCTGAGCCATAGTGGCATCCCGGTTGTTTACCATGCTCATTCAACTGAAGAAGACTTTCGAAATTCTTTTATCTTCTCCAATCAAGTCTCACCTTTATTTAAACAATGGTTAATTCAAGCATATCGACAGGGTGACATTCTTATTGCACCTACACCTTATGCTAAGAAATTACTCGATTCATATGATATCGGCCGAGAAATTGTTAGTGTGTCTAACGGGATTGATTTACGCCGTTTTAAGCATATTGATAATGCGAGAGAGTTATTTTTAGATGAATTCAATTACGATGAACAAGACTTTATAGTTATGGGTATAGGTTTATACTTGGAACGTAAAGGTATTTTAGATTTTGTTGAACTAGCAAAAAGAATGCCACATATTCAGTTTGTCTGGTTTGGATATACTGATTTAAAGTTCGTACCTGACAAGATTAAACATGCGATTCAAACTGATTTACCTAATCTGAAGTTTGCTGGATATGTACCCAACGATTCAATTATTTTAGCATTACAAGGCGCAGATTTATTTCTTTTTCCTACTATGGAAGAAACTGAAGGCATTCCCGCTCTGGAAGCTTGCGCAACTAAAGCTAATTTTATTGTTCGTGATATTCCAGTCTTTGATGATTGGCTTATTGATAAAGAACACGTGTATAAAGGCAAAGATATAGATGATTTCGAACATTTGATTGAACAATTTAGATTGAAGGAACTGCCTCCTTTAGGAGAAAATGCTTATCAAGTTGCACAAGAACGAAATTTGATTGAAATTGGCAAACAGCTAAAAAATGTCTATGAAAAAGCCATAGAGATAAAACAAATGGATGAAAAAAACTGACGTAGATGAACGGCATAATACCGTTCATCTACGTCAGTTTTTTTATTCTTTATGACTTTTTTATCAGATGTGTTTCTAAAAACTTTTCTAATTGTCCTTTATCTCTAGCATTTTGACCTTGTGAGATATTCGTCGGATTTAAGTATAAACGAACTTGCTCTATATTATCTTCATTCAGAGCTGCAATCGCTTCACCCTCATCCTCATCAAACACGCGTTCAACATGATGGTACTTGCTGTCTAACAATTCCTCAACATCTTGTGCAATGGCATCACGTAGGACTTGATACATTTCAGCTTGTGCTTCGGGTATGTAGAATATATCGACTTTTACTAAGCTTTCTTGCTCAGTTCTTTTTCCTTTTTGATTTCTCTTTTTTGCCAATTGTCGCCACTGACCTTTCTATTTTTTCTTATGAATTAAATAATTATCCATAAACTCCATAGATTCAAACGATATCAACTCTTCTAGTATATTAACGACTGAAGAATCTTCATTCGTTCCAATTTGGTACGTTGTTGATAATAATAAATCATGATCAGCATTCCCCATTGCAATACTATAAAGCGATTCTTTCATCATACTTTCGTCATTCATGCTATCGCCAAACGCCATTGTTTCTTCTTTCGTAATATTATACTTCGCTTGTAATTTTCTTACTGCGCTTCCTTTACCACCGTCTACTGAGTACACATCCAACCATCCGTCGCCACTTGTTACTGAATCAATATCTTCATATCTTTCTTTCAAGATACGAACCATTGTTTTGTTACGATCAAGTGAATGAGTAGAATAAATAGCTAATTTAGTAGGTGATTCATCTTCAGGTATGTCTTGAAATCTTTCAATGTAATCTAATGCATTATTATATTGAGATATGTGATCAAAAGCATGCCCTTCACGCTCTCTAAAGTATGCTTGAGGCCCAGTATTTACTACGATGTGGAAGCCTTCAAACTCATCTATAAAATCAGCAATTTTGTATAAAGTGTCTCTCTTTACATTTGTTGAAGCTAATTCTACGTCATTTTTTACAATGAAATTTCCATTATCACAAGCAAAATATAAATCTTTTTGATCTTCTGGTGAGAAATAATCAATTATCTTATGATAACTGTTTCCAGTAGCAATACATACCAAAACACTTTGATCCTTTAATGATTGAAGCACATGATTAAAGCGCTTTACGTCGTAACTCTTGTCTTTTTTAAGCAACGTTTCATCTAAGTCAATTACAATCAATTTTACAGTCATTATAAACTCCTTATATGATGTTTATTTCACATTTATAGTATCATATTTTATGAATATTTTTAAATATATTCACTGAAAGAGTCGATGTAACCCTTTTCATGATGTTTATATAATTAATCTTTCAAAGTTTCATTGATGATATCACTAATTATTCGCCTTGCTTCTTCACCTTCTGGTGTCGGATAGATTGGATAAATATGATTCATTTTTGCTGCAACGTATAAGTCATGTTCTATATTATCTTCCTTCAATCGTCTTGAAAACTGAATAATATCTGGATAGAACACTTCATGTGTACCAACAAATAATGTTATATGACCTAAGTTTTTTCCGCTAATTACCATCGGGCTTACTAACGGATCTTCTATACTCCCATTTTTACCTAACCAATATTCACTCGCTAAATTTAAACCTATCTGACTTATCATTGGATCACTTGGTTCAAATTCAGGTATTTCTGGATTTTTATTTGTAATATCCAACCACGGTGATATAACAATAATTTCATCTGGTTGAGGTAAACCTTCAGTTCGTAAAGCATCTGCAAGTCCTAAAGCCATCCCCCCACCGGATGAATCTCCCATTAAAATAATCGGGCTGTCTTGAATATTCTCTTTAAGCATCTCCTTATACAATGAAAGTACATACGGCACAGAATCTTGATACGTGTATTTCGGTGTTTTTAGATACAGAGGAAATATTACTTGAGCATCGGTCTTTCTCGCAATTGAACGCAAGAAAAAATAATGTGTCGGATAAGGTGGAAATGCGTAGCCACCACCATGTAGATAAAATATGATTGGCTGTTTCTGCTTTTTATTATTCCAAGAAAAAACTTGCATCGGTCCATGATAATGTTCCTTCACTTTATAACCAACCATAATATCTGGTTTAATTAATGGTTTTGTATTCCATTTGATGAAGTCATCAATTCGGTTTTGTTGTTCGAACAAATTTTGTTGTTCTTTCTTCATGTCATATAAAAACAAACCACGTTCAATGATCCAACTTGAGAATGATTGGTTTTTAAGTTTAGGGAATAGTTTAGTTGTGAAAAAAATTCCGCCAGCAATTACTGCTCCCGCATATGCTAAGTGATTTAAAGTCTTTTTCTTTTCTTGCAACTTCACTCCTCCTTTGTTTAATATGATTCATTTCATTGTATCAAACAGTGGGCTCATTAATAAACCATTATGATTATAATGACTTAAATAAATTTGACAAAACATTAGTATTTGATTAGAATATATTTAATATTTTTAATTTAAGGAGAGTTTTAATGAAAGATGCATTCAAGTTCGCTTTTCCTCATACAATACCTATTATGGCGGGCTATATCTTTTTAGGTATACCTTTTGGTATATTGGCAGTTACCCAAGGATTTCAACCCATTTTTGCTATATTAATGAGTTTAATTATTTATTCCGGTGCGATTCAATATGCTGCAGTGGATGTTTTTTTGGCATCATTTAATCCAATTAATGCATTGCTTCTTACTTTAATGGTTGGTGCTCGACACATATTCTATGGAATCGCGATGTTAACTAAGTTCAGTAAATTGGATTCTAAACGTTATTATACAATCTTTGGATTAACGGACGAAACTTTCTCAATACTTGTTTCTCTCGATGTTCCTGATGACATCAACCGTGATTGGGCATATTTCTTTATTACAATTTTGAATCAAACCTATTGGGTGACTGGTACTGTTATTGGAGTGCTATTAGGTAGCCTCATTACGTTTAACTTAGATGGTATTGATTTTGTTCTTACAGCTTTATTTATTACTATTTTCGTTGAACAATGGCTCAGCAGCTCAAGTAAAACACCTGCTTTGGTAGGTGTACTATCTGGATTTATTTCTTTGGTCTTAATTGGCCCTGACAACTTTATGATTCCAGCGATGATATTTATTGTAGGGTATTTCTTACGTCAATATTCAACGAAAGGAGTTCCTAATCAATGACACAAACTCAACTATGGATAACTTTTGCCATTATTGCTGGATTC contains the following coding sequences:
- a CDS encoding ABC transporter ATP-binding protein; translated protein: MSYIKLNEVIKEYISGEVVTRANDGVTFTIEAGEFAVILGPSGAGKSTTLNILGGMDKATSGEVIIAGKDISNYTDKELTTFRRNNIGFVFQNYNLVPNLTAKENVELSIQISKSNADVMEVLKQCGLDHRADNFPAQLSGGEQQRVSIARAIASKPKLLLADEPTGALDYETGKQILKLLQDTSRNTDTTIVVITHNTTIAEMADRVVKIRNGKVDDITLNEEPLEVDEITW
- a CDS encoding class I SAM-dependent rRNA methyltransferase, yielding MAEYKLRELATKRIKQGGKLIKAKDFQNEDRAKHFIEGDVIILNDFDNQFLGKMLVGRQNKGVGWLVTTFKDEYWNESLVYYALKDAIEERDAFFNNAETTAFRVFNGEGDGIGGVTIDWYDHYVQINWYSKGIYEYRNWFFEAIAQLLPQVKGVYETLRFQTDDLEPIQLVSGEVAPDPLIVKENNINYAVHLGESWMTGIFLDQRDVRSFINTQSQDMSVLNIFSYTGAFSVAAAVGGSNRTVSIDVANRSNELTKEQFALNDIEVEDSPHEVRVMDVFNYLDYALKNKITYDLIVSDPPSFARTKKKMFRVEEDYPRLAKQLFKLTNPNGMTILSTNHSGYALEQFRDDMVEVTQSMEGTYYLIQQFGLPEDFPTSSDEESSYLKVLVFYREN
- a CDS encoding CsbD family protein, with amino-acid sequence MSEEKRDQVAGKAKEVTGKVTGDKKRESEGKAQKNSGKAKELLNDAKDSVKGAVDGVKDAFDGDDRDRK
- a CDS encoding glycosyltransferase → MKVLLYSENLKQIGKSGLGKAIQHQKEALALNNIEYTTDINDTFDVLHINTYFPKSYYVAFKLSHSGIPVVYHAHSTEEDFRNSFIFSNQVSPLFKQWLIQAYRQGDILIAPTPYAKKLLDSYDIGREIVSVSNGIDLRRFKHIDNARELFLDEFNYDEQDFIVMGIGLYLERKGILDFVELAKRMPHIQFVWFGYTDLKFVPDKIKHAIQTDLPNLKFAGYVPNDSIILALQGADLFLFPTMEETEGIPALEACATKANFIVRDIPVFDDWLIDKEHVYKGKDIDDFEHLIEQFRLKELPPLGENAYQVAQERNLIEIGKQLKNVYEKAIEIKQMDEKN
- a CDS encoding HAD family phosphatase, producing MTVKLIVIDLDETLLKKDKSYDVKRFNHVLQSLKDQSVLVCIATGNSYHKIIDYFSPEDQKDLYFACDNGNFIVKNDVELASTNVKRDTLYKIADFIDEFEGFHIVVNTGPQAYFREREGHAFDHISQYNNALDYIERFQDIPEDESPTKLAIYSTHSLDRNKTMVRILKERYEDIDSVTSGDGWLDVYSVDGGKGSAVRKLQAKYNITKEETMAFGDSMNDESMMKESLYSIAMGNADHDLLLSTTYQIGTNEDSSVVNILEELISFESMEFMDNYLIHKKK
- a CDS encoding alpha/beta hydrolase, which encodes MQEKKKTLNHLAYAGAVIAGGIFFTTKLFPKLKNQSFSSWIIERGLFLYDMKKEQQNLFEQQNRIDDFIKWNTKPLIKPDIMVGYKVKEHYHGPMQVFSWNNKKQKQPIIFYLHGGGYAFPPYPTHYFFLRSIARKTDAQVIFPLYLKTPKYTYQDSVPYVLSLYKEMLKENIQDSPIILMGDSSGGGMALGLADALRTEGLPQPDEIIVISPWLDITNKNPEIPEFEPSDPMISQIGLNLASEYWLGKNGSIEDPLVSPMVISGKNLGHITLFVGTHEVFYPDIIQFSRRLKEDNIEHDLYVAAKMNHIYPIYPTPEGEEARRIISDIINETLKD
- a CDS encoding AzlC family ABC transporter permease, with amino-acid sequence MKDAFKFAFPHTIPIMAGYIFLGIPFGILAVTQGFQPIFAILMSLIIYSGAIQYAAVDVFLASFNPINALLLTLMVGARHIFYGIAMLTKFSKLDSKRYYTIFGLTDETFSILVSLDVPDDINRDWAYFFITILNQTYWVTGTVIGVLLGSLITFNLDGIDFVLTALFITIFVEQWLSSSSKTPALVGVLSGFISLVLIGPDNFMIPAMIFIVGYFLRQYSTKGVPNQ